The following is a genomic window from Clostridium sp..
AGGTGTCTTTGTAAATAAGATCGGGAAAGAATTTGTTAACACCACACAAATAGCAGAGAGATCCAATGATAAGCTGGAAACTACTATAGAAATATTTGAGTCCATAATAAACAACTCCGATGAATTGATAAAAGACATTGAATTTCTTTATGAAGAAATGTACAAGATGAAAAACAATGAGGACGAAGTTGACAAGTGTGTAGACAATACTTCCAGCATAATAGAGCAAGGATCTGCAACTACTGAAGAAGTAAATGCAACGATGGAAGAACAACTGGTTACAATGGAAAAAATATGTAACAAGATTCACGATATCAACAATAAGACGCGGGAACTGCAGGAATTTGTTGAGTTCTTCAAAACAGAAGCATAGAGTGGCAAGCTAACCTGATTCAGCTCTTTTTCGCATAGTATCTTTTACTTTACTTATGTCTTTCACATTGCTCTTTGTCATTTTTATATAAGCTAAAGCTGATGGAATTAAAAATAATTGAAATAGTGATAAAGTGATTATGTAATTCTGTGGTTCACCTGTATTTATAGAAATAATTGGAAAAAGGACTCCGATTCCAGCATTTCCAAGAGTCCTGCCAAGACCATTGGCCAGGTTGGCTATGCTAAAAGCAGTACCTCTATGTTCTGGAAAATTTACATCAGTTATTAAAGCAAGCCAATTTGGTGTGTTTGCAGACTGCAGGGCACTTGCAAGAAAGGATACGATGAATATTGTGGATATCCACGGATTTGTTGCAATTTGCTTTAACAGGTATACGAGTATCAACAGTGGATTGCTGTCTTCCGGGAGTTGAAGTCCATTCATGGGAAGCATGAAAACTGCTATGTAAAAAGGTATCATGGCAAGTATAAAGTATGATGTAAGAGTTGCCCTTCCCTTATATGTTTTATTCTGAAGTATATCCCCGATGTGGCCGAATAGAGGAGATACCAGACCACCCAACTGAAATATGGCAAAAAGGTATCCGGCAGCAATGATTGAAATTTTAAAACTGTAGCCCTGCTGATGAATTTTTGCAATATATAGCGTCGGAAGCCATATAAGAGTTCCTGTTGTAATATTCATAAAAAACGCTTGAAAAAATAATAAAACATTGCTTGGTTTTGAGATAATTTCATACAGATGGCTGAATTTAATATTATAATTATATTTATAACCTAGTTTGACAAGTCTTTGCAGTTCAGGTTCTGATTCGCCTACAGCAGGTTCATTTATGAAAAAGTACAGTATGACAAGCAGAAAGCCTATGATGCTTACAATTTCAAAAGGCCTTCTCCAGCTTGTAAAAGGAGCGACAAGTGATGCCATTAATGATCCGGAGATTCCTCCAAACCCCTGGGCCATTCCCCAGAGGCTCAGCAGCATTCCCCTATATTTATTTGGAATGCAGTCGGTTAATATGCTGAAACCAATTGAGGCTATACAGCCTAATCCTATGCCGGTGAAAATTTGTAAAATAAGTAATTGCATATAGTTGGTACATTGTGATGTCAGGAATACTGACAATGACCAGATTATGGTACCTGCAATTACAAGAAATTTTCTATTGAATTTACCGGACAGGTAACTCCATGGAATCGATGAAAATGATGTAACCAATATGTTAACGGCAGATATAATTCCTAGTGAGGAAATATGTACGTTCATATCTCCTGCAATAGATGAAAAAAGTGGAGGGAACAATCCTATTATGATATTGTCAAAAGCCGCAAGGACTATAAAAACAAAAATGGTGTAGATTGTTGATATGTTGTTGCCCTTCATAAAAGTTTACAGCTCCTTTACTTACTGTATTATAATTTATTGTAAGCTATTTCTCCATTGAGTATTAAAAAATTAATGAAATTTTAACCGATTTTTAATATTGTTTTAGATTTAATCGTATAAAGTATAATGTGTATACTGTAATGAGGTTCGCGCGATAAAAATAATATAAATAATATAACTTAATGGAAGGAACTGATTATGATTAGTAGTATACTTGTTATTTCATCTAATTTTACCGGACATGGTCATAAAAGTATAGAGGAGTCACTAAATGAAAAATTTTCGAGTATCAAAGATGTGAAAATTTACAGTGTAGATGGATTTTTACTTGGAGGAACTGCTTTGCTTGACATGGCCAAAGCATATGGCCCTATAACTAGGAAATCAGAAGGACTATGGAAAATCATATGGGATATATCTTGTGTCAGACCATATCTTATTAACGATATTATAGAATCCATGATAAAAGACGGATTTTTGGATTTATTGGAAAGGACAAAACCGGATTTGATTTTAACACTGCATCCAAATTTCAATGGATCTGTTCTAAATATACTGAAAAAGTATCATATCACGATACCATTTGTTACCCTTATTGCGGATCTTGTCAGTATATCTCCCCTGTGGGCGGACCCAAGGGCTGATTATATTATAAGTCCTACAGATGAGGCAAAGAATAGATGCATGGATTTTGGAGTTCCTGAGGAAAAAATAAAGGTTTTGGGTTTTCCTGTACGTTCGAGATTTTATGATCGCAGGGATAAATGCAGCAATAATATTAATTCCAAAAAAGATGAACCGTTTAGATGTATAATAATGAGCGGCGGTGAGGGCGTCGGAAATATGAAAAAGATAGCCCAGATTTTGCTTGATAATTTTAATTGTACTGTAAAAATTATAGCAGGCAGAAATACATCCTTGAAAAACAAGCTGGAGAAATCCCTTGTAAAAAAATATGGAGACAAGGTTAAAGTATATGGTTTTACAGAGAATATACAGGATTTGATGGAATGTTCTGATATTGCAATCACAAGAGGAAGTCCAAATGTAATAATGGAGGCAATAGCATGTAATACGCCTTTGATAATAACAGGTGCACTGCCCGGCCAGGAGGAGGAAAATCCACAATTTGTTGAAAAATACAATCTCGGTATAATATGTGAAGATATAAAAAATATGAGATCCATAGTAGATAATCTAATCAGCAATAATTCTCAAGAGCTGGATAGAATCAGATACTTTCAGAGAATTTATGCCAATCCAGATGTAGCAGAGAACATTGTAGATTTCCTTTTGAATATAAAAATGAATCCTGAGGAAATTGGATTAAAAGTTTTTATTTAGTTTAATTGAATGTACGGGATAAAAATAAAAATTACTGCAGAATAATCTTCTGCAGTAATTTTTATTTTTACCAGTATGGCTATGGGTTATCTGGTATATAGATATACATATATATAACTACATATAGATTACATGATTAAATAATTATATTGACACTACATAGATAATAGTCTATATTGTTAGACGTAGACTATTATCTATACAAGGAGGGATATTATGAAAATTATTATAATAGGTGCTGTGGCCGGCGGAACATCTGCGGCAGCAAAGGCAAGAAGAAATGATGAAGATGCAGAAATAAAAGTATATGATATGGATTATGATATATCATATTCAGGATGTGGATTACCATATTACATAGGTGAGGAAATACAGAATAGAGGTGATTTAACTCCGAGAAATACAGAATTCTTCAAGAAAAAATATAATGTGGATGTATTCAGAAGACATGAAGTCCTAAGAATAAATGCTGAAGATAGGATTTTAACTATTAAGAATCTGGAGACCGATGATGTATTTGATGAAAGCTATGATAAATTAGTTGTTGCAACCGGGGCAAAACCTATAGTTCCGAATATAGAAGGTGCAGAGAAAGAGAATGTATTTTATTTAAGAAATGTTCAGCAGGCGGATAAAATAAAGACATACATTTTAAATAATAAGCCTAAATTTGCATTGATAGTGGGGACAGGATTTATTGGGCTTGAAATGGCAGAAAATTTAGGCAGGCTTGGTATTGAGGTGACCCTTGTGGAACGCCTGAATCAAGTTGGTCCGGGACTTGATAGTGATATGTCCATATATGTTGAAAAGTATCTGAGAAGCAAAGATATCAATTTGATTCTAGGGGATTCGGCAGCAGAATTGAGAGGAAAAAATTTGGTCGGTGAAGTGGTGTTGGAAAGCGGCAGAGTCTTAAGAACTGATTTTGTTATAATGGCAATTGGTGTGAAGCCTAATGTTGAAATTGCTGAAAAAGCAGGCATAGAACTTGGAGTTAGGGGATCAATAAGAGTAGATGAAAAAATGATGACAAATATAGAGTATATATATGCCTGCGGCGACTGTGCCGAGAGCTTTTCTGCCATAAATAAAAAGCCTTTATATAGGCCGCTTGGTTCAACTGCAAATAAAATGGGAAGAATAGCAGGAGATCAACTCACTGGCGGCAATCTTGAATTTAGAGGTATTCTTGGTACGGGGATTTTCAAAGCTTTTGATATGACTGTTGCACAAACAGGGCTTACAGAAAAAGAGGCGCAGAATGAAGGCTTTGATACGGTAGTCTGTCATAATATTAAAATGGATAAGCCGCAGTACTACCATGGAAAAGAGATGATTATCAAAGCCGTTGCCGACAGGAATACAGGAAAATTGTTGGGAGCACAGATAGTGGGATACACTGGAGTGGATAAGAGAATTGATGTATTTGTCACGGCAATAAGCTTTGGAGCAAAGGCAAGTGATTTATTTCATCTGGATTTAGCTTATGCTCCGCCTTTTTCCACTACAAAAGATCCTGTAATGTATACGGGGATGATTTTGGATAATGAGATAAATAGAGGAAGGAAACTCATAACAGTGAAAAAGCTTAATGAACTTAAAAAAAATGAAGAAAATGTTACAGTAATAGATGCCAGAATAAATAAGCAATATGAGGAAGACCATATAGAAGGTGCTGTAAATATACCTCATTCAGAACTCAGGACTGAAATCAAGCATTTAGATAAGAACAATACATTTGTAACCTATTGTAATAAAGGTGTAACAGGAAATGCAGCGCAGAATATATTGATTAACAATGGT
Proteins encoded in this region:
- a CDS encoding MFS transporter, whose product is MKGNNISTIYTIFVFIVLAAFDNIIIGLFPPLFSSIAGDMNVHISSLGIISAVNILVTSFSSIPWSYLSGKFNRKFLVIAGTIIWSLSVFLTSQCTNYMQLLILQIFTGIGLGCIASIGFSILTDCIPNKYRGMLLSLWGMAQGFGGISGSLMASLVAPFTSWRRPFEIVSIIGFLLVILYFFINEPAVGESEPELQRLVKLGYKYNYNIKFSHLYEIISKPSNVLLFFQAFFMNITTGTLIWLPTLYIAKIHQQGYSFKISIIAAGYLFAIFQLGGLVSPLFGHIGDILQNKTYKGRATLTSYFILAMIPFYIAVFMLPMNGLQLPEDSNPLLILVYLLKQIATNPWISTIFIVSFLASALQSANTPNWLALITDVNFPEHRGTAFSIANLANGLGRTLGNAGIGVLFPIISINTGEPQNYIITLSLFQLFLIPSALAYIKMTKSNVKDISKVKDTMRKRAESG
- a CDS encoding MGDG synthase family glycosyltransferase, which gives rise to MISSILVISSNFTGHGHKSIEESLNEKFSSIKDVKIYSVDGFLLGGTALLDMAKAYGPITRKSEGLWKIIWDISCVRPYLINDIIESMIKDGFLDLLERTKPDLILTLHPNFNGSVLNILKKYHITIPFVTLIADLVSISPLWADPRADYIISPTDEAKNRCMDFGVPEEKIKVLGFPVRSRFYDRRDKCSNNINSKKDEPFRCIIMSGGEGVGNMKKIAQILLDNFNCTVKIIAGRNTSLKNKLEKSLVKKYGDKVKVYGFTENIQDLMECSDIAITRGSPNVIMEAIACNTPLIITGALPGQEEENPQFVEKYNLGIICEDIKNMRSIVDNLISNNSQELDRIRYFQRIYANPDVAENIVDFLLNIKMNPEEIGLKVFI
- a CDS encoding FAD-dependent oxidoreductase, giving the protein MKIIIIGAVAGGTSAAAKARRNDEDAEIKVYDMDYDISYSGCGLPYYIGEEIQNRGDLTPRNTEFFKKKYNVDVFRRHEVLRINAEDRILTIKNLETDDVFDESYDKLVVATGAKPIVPNIEGAEKENVFYLRNVQQADKIKTYILNNKPKFALIVGTGFIGLEMAENLGRLGIEVTLVERLNQVGPGLDSDMSIYVEKYLRSKDINLILGDSAAELRGKNLVGEVVLESGRVLRTDFVIMAIGVKPNVEIAEKAGIELGVRGSIRVDEKMMTNIEYIYACGDCAESFSAINKKPLYRPLGSTANKMGRIAGDQLTGGNLEFRGILGTGIFKAFDMTVAQTGLTEKEAQNEGFDTVVCHNIKMDKPQYYHGKEMIIKAVADRNTGKLLGAQIVGYTGVDKRIDVFVTAISFGAKASDLFHLDLAYAPPFSTTKDPVMYTGMILDNEINRGRKLITVKKLNELKKNEENVTVIDARINKQYEEDHIEGAVNIPHSELRTEIKHLDKNNTFVTYCNKGVTGNAAQNILINNGFKKVYNLSGGYKNYRTQN